The Streptomyces sp. M92 nucleotide sequence AGCGAGTGCGTCAGGCCGAAGGCCACCGACTCCTTCAGCGCCGCGTAGGCGACGGTCGGCCCTTCGGCCAGCGTCCGCGCCACCTTCTCCGCCTCGGCGCGCAGGTCCGCGGCGGGCACCACCCGGTTGGCGATCCCCAGTTCGTACGCCTCCTGCGCCTTGACGCCGCGCGGGAACAGCAGCAGGTCGGCGGCGCGCCCGGGGCCGACCACGCGCGGCAGCGTCCAGGAGATCCCCGAGTCGGCGGTGAGCGCGACACCGGCGAAGGACGTGTTGAACGACGCCGTCTCCGAGACGATCCGGTAGTCCGCCGCGAGCGCGAAGCCGAAGCCCGCCCCGGCCGCCACGCCGTTCACGGCGGCGACCACCGGCTTGCTCGCGCCCGCCAGCGCACGGACGATCGGGTTGTAGTGCTCGCGCACCGTGCTCATGGTCTGGCCCGAGCCCGTCTCCCGGTCGGCGGCCAGCAGCCCGATGTGCTCCTTGAGGTCCTGCCCGACGCAGAACGCCCGCTCCCCGGCCGCCGTCAGCAGCACCGCCCGTACGGCGTCGTCGGCCGCCGCGGCACGCGCCGCGTCGCGGAGCGCGACCTTGGTCTCGATGTTCAGCGCGTTCATCGCCTCGGGGCGGTTCAGCGTGATCGTCGCGAGCCCGTCGCTCACCTCGTAGAGCACGGTGTCGGCCATGGGTTCCCCTCCGCGTCGTAGACGGTCGTGGTCGTACGTGTGTGTCCGGCACTCAGCATGACGGAGAACACCGGAAGCGGATCGCTCGACGGATGTGACCTGCGTCAAAGGTTTCCGGTCCGTATCCATTCGGCGGAAGTGGGCGGGGGCGCGCAGTATCGCAGTCACATCGCCGAATTGAGTGGTTTTGCTCGCGCGCGTTGCCCAAGCGATGCCGGCCGATGTTGGT carries:
- a CDS encoding enoyl-CoA hydratase/isomerase family protein, with product MADTVLYEVSDGLATITLNRPEAMNALNIETKVALRDAARAAAADDAVRAVLLTAAGERAFCVGQDLKEHIGLLAADRETGSGQTMSTVREHYNPIVRALAGASKPVVAAVNGVAAGAGFGFALAADYRIVSETASFNTSFAGVALTADSGISWTLPRVVGPGRAADLLLFPRGVKAQEAYELGIANRVVPAADLRAEAEKVARTLAEGPTVAYAALKESVAFGLTHSLDEALDKEEELQSRAGTSEDHAIAVRAFVNKEAPRYLGK